A genomic segment from Streptomyces sp. NBC_00237 encodes:
- the recG gene encoding ATP-dependent DNA helicase RecG, with translation MDLVPSLDEPLKKTLGGTTAKVMAEHLDLHTVGDLLHHYPRRYAERGELTQLADLPLDEHATVVAQVADARVLRFNNGKGQRLEVTLTDGSGRLQLVFFGKTIYHHQKELLPGRKGMFSGKVGMFRNIRQLSHPAYEMLGKDAGEDAVEAWANQLIPLYPACAQMESWKIAKTVDLVLASMEATTWSELVDPLPSALREGRGLIPLPDAFRKIHRPRTKAEIADARDRLKWDEAFVLQVALARRRFAETQLPAVARRPTPDGLLDAFDAKLPFTLTDGQQKVSREIFDDLATEHPMHRLLQGEVGSGKTMVALRAMLTVVDAGGQAAMLAPTEVLAQQHHRSIVEMMGELAEGGMLGGSSLGTKVVLLTGSMGMPARRQALLDLVTGEAGLVIGTHALIEDKVQFHDLGLVVVDEQHRFGVEQRDALRSKGKQPPHLLVMTATPIPRTVAMTVFGDLETSVLDQLPAGRSPIATHVVPAKDKPHFLTRAWERVREEVENGHQAYVVCPRIGDGEDEPKKKSKKAAEEAEDPEKRPPLAVLEIAEQLRTGALHGLRVEVLHGRMQPDDKDDVMRRFAAGDVDVLVATTVIEVGVNVPNATAMVIMDADRFGVSQLHQLRGRVGRGSAPGLCLLVSEMPEASPARARLAAVAATLDGFELSRIDLEQRREGDVLGQAQSGVRSSLRVLAVIEDEEVIAAAREEAVTIVADDPELERLPELRTALDALLDKDREEYLDKG, from the coding sequence ATGGATCTCGTGCCCTCGCTCGACGAACCACTCAAGAAGACACTCGGCGGCACCACCGCGAAGGTGATGGCCGAGCACCTCGACCTGCACACGGTCGGCGACCTGCTGCACCACTACCCGCGGCGGTACGCCGAGCGCGGCGAGCTCACCCAGCTCGCCGACCTCCCGCTCGACGAGCACGCCACCGTCGTCGCCCAGGTCGCGGACGCCCGCGTCCTGCGCTTCAACAACGGCAAGGGCCAGCGCCTCGAAGTCACCCTCACCGACGGCAGCGGACGCCTCCAGCTGGTCTTCTTCGGCAAGACGATCTACCACCACCAGAAGGAACTCCTGCCCGGCCGCAAGGGAATGTTCTCCGGCAAGGTCGGCATGTTCCGCAACATCCGCCAGCTGTCCCACCCCGCGTACGAGATGCTCGGCAAGGACGCGGGCGAGGACGCCGTCGAGGCGTGGGCGAACCAGCTGATCCCGCTCTATCCGGCCTGCGCCCAGATGGAGAGCTGGAAGATCGCCAAGACCGTCGACCTGGTCCTGGCCTCCATGGAAGCCACCACCTGGTCCGAGCTCGTCGACCCCCTGCCCTCCGCTCTCCGCGAGGGCCGGGGCCTGATCCCCCTCCCGGACGCCTTCCGCAAGATCCACCGCCCGCGCACCAAGGCGGAGATCGCCGACGCCCGCGACCGCCTCAAGTGGGACGAGGCGTTCGTCCTCCAAGTCGCCCTGGCCCGCCGCCGGTTCGCCGAGACCCAGCTCCCGGCCGTCGCCCGCAGACCCACCCCCGACGGCCTCCTCGACGCCTTCGACGCCAAGCTCCCCTTCACCCTCACCGACGGCCAGCAGAAGGTCTCCCGGGAGATCTTCGACGACCTCGCCACCGAGCACCCGATGCACCGCCTCCTCCAGGGAGAAGTCGGTTCCGGGAAAACGATGGTGGCCCTGCGCGCCATGCTCACCGTCGTCGACGCGGGCGGGCAGGCGGCCATGCTCGCGCCCACCGAGGTGCTCGCCCAGCAGCACCACCGCTCCATCGTCGAGATGATGGGCGAGCTGGCCGAGGGGGGCATGCTCGGCGGGTCCTCGCTCGGGACGAAGGTGGTGCTGCTCACCGGGTCGATGGGGATGCCCGCCCGCAGGCAGGCGCTCCTCGACCTGGTGACAGGCGAGGCGGGCCTCGTCATCGGCACGCACGCGCTGATCGAGGACAAGGTGCAGTTCCACGACCTGGGGCTGGTCGTGGTCGACGAGCAGCACCGCTTCGGCGTCGAGCAGCGCGACGCGCTCCGCTCCAAGGGCAAGCAGCCCCCGCACCTCCTCGTCATGACGGCCACGCCCATTCCGCGCACGGTCGCGATGACCGTCTTCGGCGACCTGGAGACGTCCGTACTGGACCAGCTCCCCGCCGGACGCTCGCCCATCGCCACCCATGTCGTACCGGCCAAGGACAAGCCGCACTTCCTGACCCGGGCCTGGGAACGGGTGCGGGAGGAAGTGGAGAACGGGCACCAGGCGTACGTCGTCTGCCCGCGCATCGGGGACGGCGAGGACGAGCCGAAGAAGAAGTCCAAGAAGGCGGCCGAGGAGGCCGAGGACCCCGAGAAGCGGCCGCCGCTCGCCGTGCTGGAGATCGCCGAACAGCTCCGCACCGGCGCGCTCCACGGTCTGCGCGTCGAGGTGCTGCACGGGCGGATGCAGCCCGACGACAAGGACGACGTGATGCGCCGCTTCGCCGCCGGGGACGTGGACGTGCTGGTCGCGACCACCGTCATCGAGGTCGGGGTGAACGTGCCGAACGCCACCGCGATGGTGATCATGGACGCCGACCGCTTCGGCGTCTCCCAACTGCACCAGCTGCGCGGCCGGGTCGGCCGAGGATCGGCCCCCGGGCTGTGTCTGCTGGTCAGCGAGATGCCCGAGGCCAGTCCTGCCAGGGCCCGGCTCGCCGCCGTCGCCGCCACCCTCGACGGGTTCGAGCTGTCCCGCATCGACCTCGAACAACGGCGTGAGGGCGATGTGCTCGGGCAGGCCCAGTCCGGTGTGCGGTCCTCGCTGCGGGTCCTCGCCGTCATCGAGGACGAGGAGGTCATCGCGGCCGCCCGCGAGGAGGCCGTCACGATCGTCGCCGACGATCCCGAACTGGAGCGGCTCCCGGAGCTGCGGACGGCGCTGGACGCGCTCCTCGACAAGGACCGGGAGGAGTACCTGGACAAGGGGTGA
- a CDS encoding BTAD domain-containing putative transcriptional regulator, whose translation MHFGLLGPTEIRTDGGEALDPGGERPRTLLALLLLNTGRAVSAERLIEGLYGDEPPVGAANALQSQVSRLRRRVGALDVRIESVPFGYRLDADPASLDVHLFEDALRAGRTALAAGEYARAAALLREGLALWRGNALADLAPTPVAEAEAHRLSEARQDAREDLAAAELGLGGGTALVPELRELIAVHPLRERPYGLLMRALRAAGRPAEALAVHEDARRTLAEQLGADPSPELAALHLELLNPPSAAVPRPLPARLTSFVGRDEDLARLGGLLRTARLVTLTGPGGAGKTRLAQEGAGRWPGEVCYVELAPVPDAAGLPYAVLAALGVRENGFPDRAGAGDALERLLAALAAFAGREMLLVLDNCEHLVDGAAGLAVRLLGACPDLRVLATSREALGITGETLVTVEPLEAPEAVRLFEERAAAVRPGLDLRPGSAGHARAERLCAALDGLPLALELAAARLRTLSVEDLADRLGDRLGAPGPGDDRFRLLSRGDRTKEPRHRTLRAVVEWSWELLDEPERELARRFTVFAGGATADAVQRVCGVAEAEDVLASLVEKSFVAASEGRYRMLETIRAFCAEQLGRPGAEEERYRAAHTAYFLDLAEQAEPHLRGAAQLLWLDRLEAEHTDLLAAVRRSDTASSLKLLACLSWYAPLRGRSGELAQAAREVLLTVGEHPPEGLAEEYALCLLAAVDYRSCPDGSPADEGLTARADRLIESLIGSLRRPHVLTLWSLASGPRMSTGATREAEKAYGDSSPWAAALLRMGRAYQHLFAGRPGPSEEEFAAALTDFRATGDRWGIANALDPLAVFAYWRGDHERALALLDGALVLVTELRSPEETADMLMRRGHVLLHAGRAAEAVGLFTRSAELARGIGVPDKAAGALRGLGDAARLAGDTARARQHYEAAIEGGTASWFGTGETLRVFLGLGRTALAEGDPAQAEEWFAQAAVLAEDQPGRLILAELAETRAQACPPERAAELLGEAEGLRGTALLGDLDVVRTRRDARSRLTPEVYRAAYERGRARA comes from the coding sequence GTGCACTTCGGACTGCTGGGCCCCACGGAGATACGTACCGACGGCGGAGAGGCCCTCGACCCCGGCGGGGAACGCCCGCGCACCCTCCTCGCACTGCTGCTCCTGAACACGGGCCGTGCGGTCTCCGCCGAGCGGCTGATCGAGGGCCTGTACGGCGACGAGCCGCCCGTCGGGGCCGCGAACGCGCTCCAGTCGCAGGTGTCCCGGCTGCGCAGGCGCGTCGGGGCACTCGACGTACGCATCGAGTCAGTTCCCTTCGGATACCGACTGGACGCGGATCCGGCATCCCTCGACGTGCACCTCTTCGAGGACGCACTGCGCGCCGGACGCACAGCGCTGGCCGCAGGGGAGTACGCACGCGCGGCGGCACTGCTGCGCGAGGGTCTCGCCCTGTGGCGGGGGAACGCCCTCGCGGACCTCGCGCCCACCCCCGTCGCCGAGGCGGAGGCCCACCGGCTCAGTGAGGCGCGGCAGGACGCCAGGGAGGACCTCGCGGCGGCCGAGCTGGGGCTCGGGGGCGGCACCGCGCTGGTGCCGGAGCTGCGCGAGCTGATCGCCGTACACCCGCTCAGGGAGCGCCCGTACGGGCTCTTGATGCGGGCACTGCGGGCGGCGGGGCGGCCCGCGGAGGCGCTCGCCGTCCACGAGGACGCCCGCCGCACCCTCGCCGAGCAGCTCGGCGCGGACCCCTCGCCCGAGCTGGCCGCCCTGCACCTGGAACTCCTCAACCCACCGAGCGCCGCCGTGCCGCGCCCCCTGCCCGCCCGGCTCACCAGCTTCGTCGGGCGCGACGAGGACCTGGCACGGCTCGGCGGGCTGCTCCGTACGGCACGCCTGGTGACCCTCACCGGGCCCGGCGGGGCGGGCAAGACGCGGCTGGCACAGGAGGGTGCGGGGCGCTGGCCCGGCGAGGTCTGTTACGTGGAGCTGGCACCGGTGCCGGACGCGGCGGGCCTGCCGTACGCCGTGCTGGCGGCCCTCGGCGTGCGGGAGAACGGCTTCCCGGACCGGGCAGGCGCGGGAGACGCCCTGGAACGGCTGCTGGCGGCGCTGGCCGCGTTCGCCGGACGGGAGATGCTGCTCGTCCTGGACAACTGCGAGCACCTGGTCGACGGCGCGGCAGGACTGGCCGTACGGCTGCTGGGAGCCTGCCCGGACCTGCGGGTGCTGGCCACCAGCAGGGAGGCCCTCGGGATCACCGGGGAGACGCTGGTCACAGTGGAGCCGCTGGAGGCGCCCGAGGCGGTACGCCTCTTCGAGGAGCGTGCGGCGGCCGTACGGCCAGGACTCGACCTGCGCCCCGGCAGCGCGGGGCACGCGCGGGCCGAGCGCCTGTGCGCCGCACTGGACGGGCTGCCGCTCGCCCTCGAACTCGCGGCGGCACGCCTGCGCACCCTCTCCGTGGAAGACCTCGCCGACCGGCTCGGCGACCGGCTCGGCGCACCGGGCCCGGGCGACGACCGCTTCCGGCTCCTGTCGCGCGGCGACCGCACCAAGGAGCCCCGGCACCGCACCCTGCGCGCGGTGGTGGAGTGGAGCTGGGAACTCCTCGACGAGCCGGAACGGGAGCTGGCGCGCAGGTTCACCGTCTTCGCCGGAGGGGCCACCGCGGACGCCGTGCAGCGCGTGTGCGGGGTCGCCGAAGCGGAGGACGTCCTGGCCTCCCTGGTGGAGAAGTCCTTCGTGGCGGCCTCCGAGGGGCGCTACCGGATGCTGGAGACGATCAGGGCCTTCTGCGCGGAGCAGCTGGGGCGACCGGGCGCGGAGGAGGAGCGCTACCGGGCGGCCCACACCGCGTACTTCCTGGACCTCGCGGAGCAGGCCGAACCCCACCTGCGCGGGGCGGCACAGCTGCTGTGGCTCGACCGCCTCGAAGCCGAGCACACCGACCTCCTGGCGGCCGTGCGCCGAAGCGACACCGCCTCCTCCCTGAAGCTGCTCGCGTGCCTGTCCTGGTACGCACCGCTGCGCGGACGCTCCGGGGAGCTGGCGCAGGCGGCACGCGAGGTGCTGTTGACCGTGGGCGAGCACCCTCCCGAGGGTCTCGCCGAGGAGTACGCCCTGTGCCTGCTGGCGGCGGTCGACTACCGGTCCTGCCCGGACGGCAGCCCGGCCGACGAGGGGCTGACCGCCCGCGCCGACCGGCTGATCGAGAGCCTGATCGGGAGCCTGCGCCGACCGCACGTCCTGACCCTGTGGTCCCTGGCGTCCGGCCCGCGCATGAGCACGGGGGCGACGCGGGAGGCGGAGAAGGCGTACGGCGACAGCAGCCCGTGGGCGGCGGCGCTGCTGCGGATGGGCCGCGCCTACCAGCACCTGTTCGCGGGACGCCCGGGGCCGTCCGAGGAGGAGTTCGCGGCCGCACTGACCGACTTCCGGGCGACCGGGGACCGTTGGGGCATCGCCAACGCCCTCGATCCGCTGGCCGTGTTCGCGTACTGGCGCGGCGACCACGAGCGGGCGCTCGCCCTCCTGGACGGGGCGCTCGTCCTCGTCACCGAGCTGCGTTCCCCCGAGGAGACCGCCGACATGCTGATGCGGCGCGGCCACGTCCTGCTGCACGCGGGCAGGGCGGCCGAGGCGGTCGGCCTCTTCACCCGCTCCGCCGAACTGGCCCGTGGCATCGGCGTCCCCGACAAGGCCGCCGGGGCGCTGCGCGGACTCGGCGACGCGGCCCGCCTCGCGGGAGACACGGCACGCGCACGCCAGCACTACGAGGCGGCGATCGAAGGCGGCACCGCCAGCTGGTTCGGTACGGGGGAGACCCTGCGCGTGTTCCTGGGCCTCGGCCGCACGGCCCTGGCCGAGGGGGACCCGGCCCAGGCCGAGGAGTGGTTCGCCCAGGCCGCGGTCCTGGCCGAGGACCAGCCCGGCCGCCTGATCCTCGCCGAACTCGCCGAGACCCGGGCGCAGGCGTGCCCTCCGGAGCGGGCGGCGGAACTGCTGGGGGAGGCGGAGGGGCTGCGCGGGACGGCGCTGCTGGGCGACCTCGACGTCGTACGGACGAGGCGGGACGCGCGGTCGCGGCTGACGCCGGAGGTCTACCGGGCGGCGTACGAACGCGGCCGGGCCCGTGCCTGA
- the coaD gene encoding pantetheine-phosphate adenylyltransferase, producing MRRAVCPGSFDPITNGHLDIIGRASRLYDVVHVAVMINQSKKGLFSVEERIELIREATADYGNLVIESHHGLLVDFCKDRDIPAIVKGLRAVSDFDYELQMAQMNNGLAGVDTLFMPTNPTYSFLSSSLVKEVAAWGGDVAHLLPEHVHAALMKRLAENRAEAQEN from the coding sequence ATGCGCCGGGCAGTCTGTCCCGGGTCGTTCGACCCCATCACCAACGGACATCTTGACATCATCGGCCGAGCCTCCAGGCTGTACGACGTCGTGCACGTCGCGGTGATGATCAACCAGTCGAAGAAAGGTCTCTTCTCGGTAGAGGAGCGGATCGAACTGATCAGAGAGGCCACCGCCGACTACGGCAACCTCGTGATCGAGTCCCACCACGGGCTGCTCGTCGACTTCTGCAAGGACCGCGACATCCCCGCGATCGTCAAGGGGCTGCGGGCCGTCAGCGACTTCGACTACGAACTCCAGATGGCACAGATGAACAACGGGCTCGCGGGCGTCGACACCCTGTTCATGCCGACCAACCCCACCTACAGCTTCCTCTCCTCCAGTCTGGTCAAGGAGGTCGCCGCCTGGGGCGGCGACGTCGCCCACCTGCTGCCGGAACACGTCCACGCGGCGCTGATGAAGCGCCTCGCGGAGAACCGCGCCGAAGCACAGGAGAACTGA
- a CDS encoding ATP synthase F0 subunit B produces MDVQNKLDEIVEAIGSARSMPMSASCVVNRADLLDMLEEVRQALPNSLAHAQELIGGREQMVEQARQEATRIIESAQAQRGDLISDTEVARRSQAEADRILAEARQEADEIRAEADEYVDSKLANFEVVLTKTIGSVGRGREKLLGRGPGLDEQGYSDEDAPDYSPDPATLLGRADEYVDTKLGAFEAVLAKTLEAVGKGRQKLHGRVASDDLGLHMAEQDGLDHSQLRGSDADFLADLAEPQPAAPLRTPEPPRLQPQVPAQQPYDPYAAQYGQQPQPPQQDPYAASYGQQPDPYGYQQDPYAASYAQHGAVHGEQQGYDQYGRPAQQQPQQQPQQSHQQQGSLDETSMFDTSMINLDQLREYEQGR; encoded by the coding sequence GTGGACGTGCAGAACAAGCTGGACGAGATCGTCGAGGCGATCGGCAGCGCCCGGTCCATGCCCATGTCGGCCTCGTGCGTGGTCAACCGCGCCGACCTGCTGGACATGCTCGAAGAGGTGCGGCAGGCCCTGCCGAACTCCCTCGCCCATGCCCAGGAGCTGATCGGCGGCCGCGAGCAGATGGTCGAGCAGGCCCGCCAGGAGGCGACGCGGATCATCGAGTCCGCCCAGGCCCAGCGCGGCGACCTGATCTCCGACACCGAGGTCGCCCGCCGCTCCCAGGCCGAGGCCGACCGCATCCTCGCCGAGGCCCGCCAGGAGGCCGACGAGATCCGCGCGGAGGCCGACGAGTACGTCGACTCCAAGCTCGCCAACTTCGAGGTCGTCCTCACCAAGACCATCGGTTCGGTGGGCCGGGGCCGCGAGAAGCTGCTCGGCCGGGGCCCCGGCCTCGACGAGCAGGGTTACTCCGACGAGGACGCCCCCGACTACAGCCCGGACCCCGCCACCCTCCTCGGCCGCGCCGACGAGTACGTCGACACCAAGCTCGGCGCCTTCGAGGCCGTCCTCGCCAAGACCCTCGAAGCGGTCGGCAAGGGCCGCCAGAAGCTGCACGGCCGGGTCGCGTCCGACGACCTCGGCCTGCACATGGCCGAGCAGGACGGCCTGGACCACTCGCAGCTGCGCGGCTCCGACGCGGACTTCCTCGCCGACCTGGCCGAGCCCCAGCCCGCCGCCCCGCTGCGCACCCCGGAGCCCCCTCGGCTCCAGCCCCAGGTCCCCGCCCAGCAGCCGTACGACCCGTACGCGGCGCAGTACGGCCAGCAGCCCCAGCCCCCGCAGCAGGACCCCTACGCGGCCTCGTACGGGCAGCAGCCGGATCCGTACGGCTACCAGCAGGACCCGTACGCGGCCTCCTACGCCCAGCACGGCGCGGTCCACGGCGAGCAGCAGGGTTACGACCAGTACGGCCGGCCCGCGCAGCAGCAGCCCCAACAGCAGCCCCAGCAGTCGCACCAGCAGCAGGGCTCCCTCGACGAGACCAGCATGTTCGACACGAGCATGATCAATCTCGACCAGCTGCGCGAGTACGAGCAGGGCCGCTAG
- a CDS encoding DAK2 domain-containing protein, which produces MPQSPDDLDAVAVRTWCSLALAALGAEREEIDAINVYPVADGDTGTNLYLTMESAAQAVEAVFAAHETVTGPAASVPLLSDAVRAMAHGALIGARGNSGTILSQLLRGMSEELAAVERADGAALCRALERAAASAYEAVAHPVEGTVLTVATAAARAAAALDGASVSVSGVARAAYEGARSALPQTTGQLAVLGRAGVVDAGGRGLVAVLGVLVEAVTGEAVAVRAKAAVHPLEAADDCAADHADEGGPAFEVIYLLEADDAAVDRLRHRLDGLGDSLVVVGGDGLWNVHVHVDDAGAAVEAGIEAGRPYRIRITHFGADRVAPPRERAQRAVVVVVPGEGLMELCAQAGATTVLARPGEPPASGELVDAIRRAHAREVVLLPNDADLRHTAAAAAQQVRTEGVRVSLIPTRAAVQGIAALAVHEPDRRFDEDVVAMTSAAGATRYAELAVAERQSWTTAGVCQAGDVLGLIDGDVAVIGTDVAATARTVLDRMLSAGGELVTLVLGEGEGVPSGLGESLEAHVRERHLAVDTVVYRGGHQPSPLLIGIE; this is translated from the coding sequence GTGCCGCAGTCCCCCGACGACCTCGACGCCGTCGCGGTACGCACCTGGTGCTCGCTGGCCCTCGCGGCCCTGGGGGCGGAGCGCGAGGAGATCGACGCGATCAACGTCTATCCGGTCGCCGACGGGGACACCGGGACGAATCTGTATCTGACGATGGAGTCCGCCGCCCAGGCCGTGGAAGCCGTCTTCGCCGCCCACGAGACGGTGACGGGTCCTGCGGCCTCGGTTCCGCTGCTGTCCGATGCCGTACGGGCCATGGCGCACGGAGCGCTGATAGGCGCACGGGGCAACTCCGGGACGATCCTCTCCCAGCTGTTGCGAGGCATGTCGGAAGAGCTGGCCGCCGTGGAGCGGGCCGACGGGGCAGCGCTGTGCAGGGCCCTGGAGCGGGCCGCGGCCTCGGCGTACGAGGCGGTGGCGCATCCGGTCGAGGGCACGGTGCTGACGGTCGCCACGGCGGCCGCGCGGGCGGCGGCCGCCCTGGACGGTGCGTCCGTGTCCGTGTCCGGTGTCGCCCGGGCCGCGTACGAAGGGGCCAGGAGCGCCCTGCCGCAGACCACCGGGCAGCTCGCGGTCCTCGGCCGGGCCGGAGTCGTCGACGCGGGCGGCCGGGGGCTCGTGGCCGTGCTCGGGGTACTGGTCGAGGCCGTCACGGGTGAGGCGGTGGCCGTACGGGCGAAAGCGGCGGTCCATCCGCTGGAGGCGGCGGACGACTGTGCCGCCGACCACGCCGACGAGGGCGGGCCGGCCTTCGAGGTGATCTACCTGCTGGAGGCGGACGACGCGGCCGTGGACCGGCTGCGGCACCGGCTGGACGGGCTGGGGGACTCGCTGGTGGTGGTGGGCGGGGACGGGCTGTGGAACGTACACGTGCATGTGGACGACGCGGGGGCTGCCGTCGAGGCGGGGATCGAGGCCGGGCGGCCGTACCGGATCCGCATCACGCACTTCGGTGCGGACCGGGTGGCTCCGCCGCGTGAGCGGGCGCAGCGGGCCGTCGTGGTGGTGGTTCCGGGCGAGGGGCTCATGGAGCTGTGTGCGCAGGCGGGGGCGACGACCGTGCTGGCGCGGCCCGGGGAGCCACCGGCCAGTGGGGAGCTGGTCGACGCGATCCGGCGGGCGCACGCGCGGGAGGTGGTGCTGCTGCCGAACGACGCGGACCTGCGGCACACGGCTGCGGCGGCGGCCCAGCAGGTACGGACGGAGGGCGTACGGGTTTCGCTGATCCCGACGCGGGCGGCGGTGCAGGGCATCGCGGCCCTCGCGGTGCACGAGCCGGACCGGCGCTTCGACGAGGACGTCGTCGCGATGACGTCGGCGGCGGGGGCCACGCGGTACGCCGAACTGGCCGTCGCGGAACGGCAGTCGTGGACGACGGCCGGTGTGTGCCAGGCGGGGGACGTGCTCGGGCTGATCGACGGGGACGTGGCGGTGATCGGGACCGATGTCGCGGCTACGGCGCGGACCGTGCTGGATCGGATGCTGTCGGCGGGGGGTGAGCTGGTGACGCTCGTACTCGGGGAGGGGGAGGGGGTGCCTTCGGGGCTTGGTGAGTCCTTGGAGGCTCATGTGCGGGAGAGGCACTTGGCGGTGGACACGGTGGTCTACCGGGGCGGCCATCAGCCCTCCCCCCTGCTGATCGGCATCGAGTAG
- the rpmB gene encoding 50S ribosomal protein L28 has translation MAANCDVCGKGPGFGNNISHSHRRTPRRWNPNIQRVRAVVGRTPKRLNVCTSCIKAGKVSR, from the coding sequence GTGGCTGCCAACTGCGACGTCTGCGGCAAGGGGCCGGGCTTCGGCAACAACATTTCGCACTCGCACCGCCGTACCCCGCGTCGTTGGAACCCCAACATTCAGCGCGTGCGTGCAGTGGTCGGGCGGACGCCGAAGCGGCTTAACGTCTGCACCTCGTGCATCAAGGCCGGCAAGGTCTCGCGCTGA
- the rsmD gene encoding 16S rRNA (guanine(966)-N(2))-methyltransferase RsmD, which produces MTRVIAGTAGGRRLAVPPGNGTRPTSDRAREGLFSTWEALRGTLEGVRIADLYAGSGAVGLEALSRGGVHALLVEADQKAVRTIRDNVRTLGLPGAEVRAGKAEQVVTGAAPADPYDVVFLDPPYAVTDDDLREILLTLRTQEWLTEDAIVTVERSTRGGEFKWPKGFEPLRARRYGEGTLWYGHAASSCEDAR; this is translated from the coding sequence ATGACCCGCGTGATCGCAGGCACCGCCGGCGGACGCCGCCTGGCCGTACCGCCGGGCAACGGCACCCGCCCCACCTCCGACCGCGCGCGCGAGGGCCTGTTCTCGACGTGGGAGGCGCTGCGCGGAACGCTGGAAGGGGTCAGGATCGCGGACCTGTACGCGGGGTCCGGGGCCGTCGGCCTCGAAGCACTGTCCCGCGGCGGGGTGCACGCCCTGCTCGTCGAGGCGGACCAGAAGGCCGTGCGGACCATTCGGGACAACGTGCGCACCCTGGGACTGCCCGGCGCCGAGGTCCGGGCGGGCAAGGCCGAGCAGGTCGTGACGGGGGCCGCGCCCGCCGATCCGTACGACGTCGTCTTCCTGGACCCGCCGTACGCGGTCACCGACGACGATCTTCGGGAGATTCTCCTCACACTGCGAACCCAGGAATGGCTCACGGAGGACGCGATCGTCACCGTGGAACGCAGCACCAGGGGCGGAGAATTCAAGTGGCCCAAGGGATTTGAGCCGTTGCGGGCCCGCCGTTATGGCGAAGGGACCCTTTGGTACGGTCACGCCGCCTCGTCGTGCGAAGACGCACGATGA
- a CDS encoding FAD-dependent monooxygenase, whose protein sequence is MTQQTQSLAHLHLLISGASIAGPALALQLARRGARVTVVEKAPAPRPGGFAVDFRGHVHRKVLQDMGIWDEVHARQTRMGVQTLVDADGTPRLDLPSSLMSGDVEITRGDLAAIMYERTRELDNVTYVFGDSVKTLHETPTGVDVTFENAPPHTFDLVVGADGLHSRTRALAFGDESRYLTYLGYYVAVFDVPNHLELHRTARLHSDPGRMLSIGNGNGVPGHAGACLVFSSAERLDFDRRDLAQQQKILTERFRGMGWEAPKVLEALAGLASAEELYFDAIAQIHVDRLSVGRVVLIGDAGYGATMGGMGTGAAVVAAYVLAGELAEAGGDHRTAFAAYEAGFRDFAKGCQKVAGNAGPFLAPPTARKIRQRDLMYRMLSARPLARFFKKLTEKAATDIVLRDYP, encoded by the coding sequence ATGACCCAGCAGACGCAGTCCCTCGCCCACCTCCACCTCCTCATCTCCGGCGCCAGCATCGCCGGCCCCGCCCTCGCCCTCCAGCTCGCCCGCCGCGGCGCCCGCGTCACCGTCGTCGAGAAGGCGCCCGCGCCCCGCCCCGGCGGGTTCGCCGTCGACTTCCGGGGGCACGTGCACCGCAAGGTCCTTCAGGACATGGGGATTTGGGACGAGGTGCACGCCCGCCAGACCCGCATGGGCGTGCAGACCCTCGTCGACGCCGACGGGACGCCCCGCCTCGATCTCCCCTCCAGCCTCATGAGCGGGGACGTCGAGATCACCCGCGGCGACCTCGCCGCGATCATGTACGAGCGCACCAGGGAGCTGGACAACGTCACGTACGTCTTCGGGGACTCGGTCAAGACCCTCCACGAGACCCCGACCGGCGTCGACGTCACCTTCGAGAACGCCCCGCCCCACACCTTCGACCTGGTCGTCGGCGCCGACGGCCTGCACTCCCGCACCCGCGCCCTCGCCTTCGGCGACGAGTCCCGCTACCTGACGTACCTCGGCTACTACGTCGCCGTGTTCGACGTGCCCAACCACCTGGAGCTGCACCGCACCGCCCGCCTCCACAGCGACCCCGGCCGCATGCTGAGCATCGGGAACGGGAACGGCGTGCCCGGCCACGCCGGTGCCTGCCTCGTCTTCTCCTCCGCCGAGCGGCTCGACTTCGACCGGCGCGACCTCGCCCAGCAGCAGAAGATCCTCACCGAACGGTTCCGGGGGATGGGGTGGGAGGCGCCCAAGGTGCTGGAGGCACTGGCGGGGCTCGCTTCCGCCGAGGAGCTGTACTTCGACGCCATCGCGCAGATCCACGTCGACCGGCTGTCCGTCGGGCGCGTGGTGCTCATCGGTGACGCGGGATACGGGGCGACCATGGGGGGCATGGGGACGGGGGCGGCCGTCGTCGCCGCGTACGTCCTGGCCGGTGAGCTGGCCGAGGCGGGCGGCGACCACCGCACCGCCTTCGCCGCGTACGAGGCCGGGTTCCGGGACTTCGCCAAGGGCTGCCAGAAGGTCGCGGGCAACGCGGGCCCGTTCCTCGCACCGCCCACCGCACGCAAGATCCGTCAGCGGGACCTCATGTACCGGATGCTCTCCGCGCGCCCCCTCGCCCGCTTCTTCAAGAAGCTGACCGAGAAGGCGGCGACGGACATCGTGCTGCGCGACTATCCCTGA